In Thermoanaerobacterium xylanolyticum LX-11, the genomic window GTTTCCTTCTATGACATCCAATATCTCTTTGAAAAATGAATTAATATCTATATCGACATCATCTGATCTTGATATGACAATATTACCACAGTCTGTAATCCCACCTAAAATACAAACAAACCCTTTTCCTTTGGTGATTATTTGAGACAAAACTCGCAGTTCTTTCATATCTCTATCATTAAAAATTTTTGTCACCAACTTAAAGTTTTTTAAATTTACTGATTCTGCGACTAATTTTTCAGCTTCATATTGAAGTATATTATCTTTTAGTTTAATTAATTCCTTTTTTAGCTCTTTATTTTCATCTAATATTTTATTGACTTTTTCTAATATCTCCTCTTCTTTTGCAGATAGCGATGTTATTAAACTGTTTATGTAATTATTCTTCTTAAGATAATCATTAAACGCCCTAAAGCCACAAACAAATTCGATCCTTAAACCCTTTTTCGTTCTTTCAAATTTTTTTATCTTTACAATTCCTATTTCACCTAAGCTTTTTACATGGGTACCACCACACGGTGAATAGTCAAAGTCTTTAATTTCCACTATTCTTATATTTTCGTCAACTTTAGGCTTTTTTCTTAAGGGTAATTTTTTCAAATCATCGTCTTTTACAAAGTACGAAGTAACAGGTAAATTTAAATATATAAGCCTATTTGTTTCAATCTCAACTTCTTTAAGGTTATCTTCGCTTAAGTTGCTATTGGTCAATGTAATATGTGAGCTATCATCTCCAATGCTAAAGCTATCTGTTTCTGCATTAAATAACTTATAAAATACTGCTGACAGAAGATGCTGACCGCTATGCTGTTGCATATTGTCAAATCTCTTTTCCCAATCTATCTCACAAATTACCAAATCATTTTTAGGAGGTGTCTTCAAAACATGGATGACCTTATCATCTCTTAAAAAGACATTTTCAACTTTTATGCCGTCAATAAATCCACTATCTGCTGGTTGTCCACCGCTTTCAGGATAAAAATACGTCTTATCAAGTATAACTTCACAATATTCATTAGTAACATTAATATCGATGACTTTTGCAGTAAAGGAGTTTTTATAACTGTCATGATAATACAACTTCTCCACCATATAACCTCCTTAAAGTTTAAGACGCATGGACTAGCCATGCGCCTTTTTAATATACCTTTGTTCCGTACAAAGTTCTCACATTTTTAAATTCCTCAATAATCTTTTTCGTAATCTCACCAGGTTTGCCGTTACCGATGACTCTTTTGTCAACTTCAGTTACAGGAATTGCTTCTGCGGCAGTGCCAGTCAAGAAACATTCATCTGCAGTATACACATTGAAAAGTGAAAAATACTTTTCTACAACTGGTATTCCAAGTTTATTTGCTATATCAATGACAGTAGCTCTTGTAATGCCCCCTAAGGCTCCAGCCGCAGATGGTGGTGTGTATAAAATACCGTCAGATACAATAAAAACATTGTCACCTGTACATTCCGCAACATAACCTTCTAAGTTTAATAAAAGAGCCTCTGGATATCCCGCTTTCACGGCTTCAATCTTTGCCAATATATTGTTAAGATAATTTAGAGATTTAATCTGTGGGTCTAATGTTTGAATGGAGTTGCGCCTAAACGTAGATGTGATAATTTTTAGCCCATTTTGGTACATCTCATCAGGATACAATGTAATCTTATCTGCAATGATAACTACTGTAGGCTTTGAACATTTATAAGGATCAAGCCCTAAATCGCCTTTCCCTCTTGAAACAACTAATCTTATGTATGCGTCTTTTAAGTTGTTTCTCCTTACAGTTTCTAAGACTTTATCGGCCATTTCTTCTTTAGAATATGGTACATCTAAAAGAAGTGCCTTAGCCATGTTGTAAAGTCTCTTTAAATGATCATCCAATTTGAAAACAACACCATCATACGCCCTTATCCCTTCAAAAACACCATCTCCATAAAGAAATCCATGGTCAAAAACCGAAACGGCCGCTTTTTCACTGTCTACAAACTCACCATTAAGAAAAACTACAGGCATTATGACTCCTCCTAATCTATCTAAAATATATTATTGTAGATTATACCACTTTGAAATTTTTAAGTCAATTAAACAAAAAGCCCCGAGAGGGACTTTTCGTTAATCTTATTCAGCCTTAATAGCTCCTGTCGGGCATACTGGTTCACATGCACCACAATCTATACATGTATCAGCATCCACTTCGTATTTTCCTGTGCCTTCGTGAATAGCATCTACAGGGCATTCTGCAGCGCAAGCACCACAGCTTATGCATTCATCTGTAATAATATGTGCCATTGTCATATCCCCCCTTTTATGTATACAGTATATAACTTCAAAGGATATTATATAGCATTTATATTAATATGTAAACACTACATAAAAATATAATTTAATTTTTATCCATATTAATGTTAATTATTAGAAAAATGCCTATAAAGCTGTTTAACGTTAAGCATACGGATTATATGAAGAATGCTACTCTGACAATCAAAAAGGCAGAATAGCAATTCTTCATAAAATCTAAGATTTTTTGGACGGAAATTTACAATTTCCACTCTTATGCCACATAAAACAATTAGCGTTTGAGGTTTTTGTTATTAACCTTTCATAATAGTTTATAGCTATTTTTAATAATAATCAATAAATATTAGTAGAATCATATATTTTAGTTTGAGAAATTTACTATTTATATTATTTCAACATATAAAAGTCAATCATTTCTCGCAGTCCCTGTTCAAGACTATACTGAGGTACCCATCCTAAAACTTCAAAAGCTTTTATATTATTTAAATAACTTTGTTCTATTTCGCTTGTCCGGGCAGGTAAATAAATTGGTTTTAAATTCGTATCCATGATGCCATTTATTATTTCAACAAGTTTATTTATAGTTGTACTATTATTTGTACTTATGTTTATTATTTGATTTTCACCTTTATAAAGTGCCAAATAATTAGCATATACAACATCTTTTACATAAACAAAATCTCTAGTTTGATTACCATCTCCAAATATAATAGGTCTATCACCATTAAGCATTTTCCCTATAAAACTTGATATAACACCAGTATTCCCGTTTATATCTTGTCTAATGCCATAAACATTTGAATATCGCAATATTGTGTATTTTAAACCATATAATTTACTATAAATTCTAAGATAAGATTCTCCAGTGTACTTTGATATTCCATAAAATGAAACAGGTTCTAATCTATGTCTTTCATCTAATCCTAGATATAATGGATCCCCATATACAGCTGCTGACGAAGCATATATAATCTTTTTCAAATTATATTTTCTGCAACACTCTAATAAATTAATTGTGCCAAGGATATTTACTTTTGCATCAACTACAGGATCTTTTATTGATTTTTGTATATCAACTTGTGCGGCCTCATGAATTACTAAGTCTAATCTTTCATTATCAAAAACTTGCCAAAGATATTCATCAGTTAAGTCAATTTTATAAAATTTAGCTTTTTTATTTACATATTCAAGCTTTCCGCTTGATAAATTATCTACTACTACAACATCATATCCTTTCTCTATCATAAAATCTACTATATTTGAACCAATAAAACCAGCGCCGCCAGTAATTAAAATTTTCATATAAGGCATCCCTCATTTCACGATATTTTTAATTGACGCTAATTTCCAAAAAGAAGATTATTTATTCTTATTTTAACTTGAATTCGGCAAGTAGCAAGCAAATTAAAAATTCAATTTCCATAAATGTAAAAAAACGGTGTTTTATTATAAGTTTTGCACTTTGATAACTGCATATTTACATTGAAAGAATAAAAGCTATATCGTTTTTTACAGTTAATTTACTCTTTTAAGGTATAGCAAAGCTAACCGTCTACTTGATATGGCGGTTTCTATCATTTGGTATATTTTTTGGTATATCCTATGTGTTTACTATGTTAAGCAAAGTACCATTAGCGCTTTTCGTATATACGTTATCACAGTTTTAAGAAACGGATTATTAGGGTAACGTATATGCCTATAACGCCCTTTCCCAACAAGATTACCAGGTACACTATATAATATCCGCCTTATTGTGGTTATCTCATGATGCTTCATAAACTCTGGCAAGATAGTCCTCTTGAACCAATTGTGGAGATTGTAAGCAATCATTTTGATAAGCAAAAATATTTCGTTGCAAAATTTGTTTCTTTGACTGTTTTGATCAAAAGCAAATCCTTCTTTTAGTTCATCTATTTTGTTTTCAATGTCGCAGCGTTGGTTGTATTCATGAAATATCTCTTCAGGTGTCATGTACTCAATATTTGTTACTATAGCTTGATATTCATATTTGAATTCGTCTATATCCATACAAATCTGCCCTGTTTTGGGCTGTGGCAGTTTTTTGCGTATAATCACAATTCTGCGTGCTTTATCCCATTTAGGCATTTTTGCATATATTTCATTTACACTAAAGGTCTTATCTATTTCAGTCCAAGGATAAAGGTGTTCTCTTTGATTGACGTAGTCTATAAAGCATCTGATCCATGCCTGATTTTTAGCTTTCATTACATATTCATAACCTTTAGATTCAAAATACAGTATATTATCGTAATCAAATGCTCCACGGTCAACGCGTACTCGCTTAATTATCCAATTTTCAGGAAGCTGTTCTTCGCAAGATTTTACAAAATCTAAGAAACCATGATTTGTGTGATGTTTACCTTCTTCAAGAGTAACATTAACAAGTTCATCAGTATTAGCAATAATGCCGATTTTCTCTTTGAAAGATGGTCGACCATGGTACCTTGGATTATAACCTACTGAAGCACCTTCCTGCTCTCCAAATATAGTACAAACTGTATCATCAAAATTCATAATGACTTCACGTTTTGTTCCTTTAGATTGCAAGGAAAGCAAAGTCTTGTTAATAAGTCTTAATTCTTCAAGAGAACTTTCAGGCATGGCTTTAATTAAGTCTCTGCATACTTTTTCGCTGGGAACTTTATGTCCTTTAATTTCTGTGTATGCATTATCATATCTTAGTTGGTCCATGTGAAGAAAGCGAGTATTCCCTTGAATTACAGAATCAATCATAAAGTCAATAATCTCGGCTGGTTGGAAGACAGCATTTGGTGCTTTTTTAAAGGATAATATGCTTGAAAGAATTTTATTAAAACCGATTTTTTCTTTAAATGCTTGGATATAGGTAAAAGTTACATTGTTTGATACTGTAAAATTGTCAAAAGTTGCTGGCAAAATATATTTTGAAAACCCCTTTTCTTTTGTAAGATTAAGTGTTAAACTCATACTATGGAGATTCTCCTTTCTGTTAATGTTTTTGTATGAGGTTTGGAGTAAAAAAATATTTATTAGTTCCAAATGGTGTGAATCCGTCCAAATTAAACCGTGATTTAAAACCATTTGATTTACCACGATCTAAAGAAATAACCATCGGATTTTTCGGTTATATCACAAATGCTTGGTTTGATTGGGATGTATTATTGGAATTGGCAAGAAAGCATAAAGAGTGGATATTTCATATAATCTGGTGGGGAGAAGATTGGCCTAAAGGGATACCAAATAATATTATTTCTTTGGGGCCAATACCACATGAAGATTTACCACATTATTCAGCAAATTGGGATATTGGACTGTTAAATTTTAAAAACACTTATCTAGTAAAATGTTCATGTCCTATAAAAGTATATGAATATTTATGGTTAGGTTTGCCTGTTGTATCTATTGATATACCATATTTAAGAAATTACCCATACGTATATACATGCAATAATATAAATGATTTTGAAAAAAATATAGTTTTAGCCAAAAGACAAAAATTTAATAGGCATTTGGTAGATAATTTTTTACAAAACTATACTTGGAATCACCATTTTCATACAATATTAAGCAATATTGAACAAGGTGATGCCATTGAATAGAATTTTGTTTATTTATAAATATTATTCCTATGGTGGAACTGAATCTGCCATAAAAAACAGAATTTATGGATTAATACAAAAAGGTATATATTCGGACTGTTTATTTTTGACTAAGAAATCTGATGGCATTTTTGAAAATGACACCAATATATATTTTTTAGATTCGAACAATATAAGCAATATAGATAATATATTAAAAAATGATTACAGTGTTATAAGCATAATTGATACACCAGAAGTCTATTCATATATAAAACAAAGAAAAAATAATTTTAAGATTATTAATGAATGCCATACCTCAAATATAGAATATTTAAAATATGTAACTGACATCGATAATAAAGATTCAATTGATGCATTCGTTGTTCCCAGTTATTTTAGTAAAAAATTACTAAAAGAAGTTTTTAAAATAAAAATGCCAGTATATGTAATAAATAATTGTATTGACCGTGAACATGCTTTTTATTTCAGAGACGATTTTAATGAATATTTTATTGAGAATACTGTAAATAATATACCAATACTGTGTTGGATTGGAAGATTAGAAGAAGCCAAAAATCCTATCGAGTTTTTGAAAATTGTAAATCTTTTAAAGAAAAAACATAAAATAAAAGCATGGATTATAGGTGGAAACAAATATAGTCATATGGTTAATGAAGTAATAAGACAAATTTATGAATATGACCTCATAAACATTGTAAAGTGGTTTCCAAGCTTGCCTTATTCTTATATGCCTTATGTTTATTCCGCTATTTCATACTCTAGCGGCTGTTTAGTATCCACTTCACTCAGAGAATGTTACCCAATGATTTTCTTAGAAGCAATGAGTTGCAAATGTCCAGTTATATGCACAAATGTAGGTGGAAATTCAGAAATAATAAAAAATAATGTTACAGGAATAATGTATAATGTCGGTGACATTTTTGGTGCAACAACAGCAATAGAAAAAATATTAAATGATAATAACCTACGCACTAAAATTATAAATAATGCGCTAGAATCCATTAATATAAAAAACAACATTGAAAAATGCACAAAAGATTTCATTGAAATACTGCTAAATATGAATGTTAAATTATAATACTAAAATTATTTTATCTAACAAAATTTCATCAACAAGACAAAAAATTTAAAAAAAACCCCTTGTCAAAAATAAAAACCCATGCTATAATAGGTTCTGTCAGTTGATGCCGAATGGTGTAACGGTAGCACCGGTGACTCTGGATCATCTAGTCTAGGTTCGAATCCTAGTTCGGCAGCCAATATTTGGCCTTATCGTCTAGTGGCCTAGGACATCGCCCTCTCACGGCGAAGACAGGGGTTCGACTCCCCTTAAGGCTACTTCTAAAAGCATCGCTTTAAAAAGCGGTGCTTTTTTTATGTTTAAAGTTATAATTTTAGATAAAAAACACCATTTATTGCATTTAACTATATACAACGCAATAAATGGTGTTTTACAGTTAAAAATTACTTTTCACTCAAAAATTTGTTTATAGATGCTGCGGCTTTTTTGCCGGCCCCCATCGCAAGTATAACCGTTGCTGCACCTGTGACAGCATCGCCACCTGCAAAAACTCCTTTACGACTTGTCTCCAATGTTTCTTCGTTGACTATTATTCCGCCCCATCTTTGCTTGTCAAGCCCTTCTGTTGTGGATGTTATAAGCGGATTTGGACTTTGTCCTATTGCTACAATAACCGTATCTACATCTATTATGTGTTCAGAACCTTTTTCTTCTACAGGTCTTCTCCTTCCTGACTCGTCTACTTCGCCTAAAACCATGTTAACGCATTCGATTCCTTTTACATTGCCACTTTCATCACCAATGATTCTTACAGGGTTTGTCAATAACTTAAATATGATTCCTTCTTCTTTTGCATGGTGTATTTCCTCAAGCCTTGCAGGCATTTCTTCTTCAGATCTTCTATATACGATGTACACTTCTTCTGCTCCCATGCGCTTTGCGGATCTTGCTGCATCCATCGCCACATTCCCACCGCCAACAACGGCAACTTTTTTACCTACTTTTACTGGTGTTGGGCTATTAGGGAAGTCATAAGCTTTCATCAAATTAATCCTCGTCAAAAATTCATTTGCCGAGTAAACTCCATTTAAGTTCTCTCCAGGTATATTCATGAATTTAGGCAATCCTGCGCCTGTCCCTATAAACACTGCTTCATACCCCATGTCGAATAAATCATCAATTGTAAGTATCTTGCCTATGACCATGTTGGTCTCTATTTTTACTCCTAATTTTTTCAACAAATCAATTTCCTTTTGCACTATTTCTTTTGGAAGCCTAAACTCCGGGATGCCGTACATTAAAACACCACCTGGTGTATGAAATGCTTCAAAGATGGTTGTGTCATATCCCATTTTTGCAAGATCACCTGCACATGATAATCCTGCAGGCCCAGATCCTATAACAGCAACTTTTTTGCCATTTGTCGCAGTTATTTCTATTTTATCTTCTTTATTTTTCATGTGCCAATCAGCAGCAAATCTCTCCAGTCTGCCTATGGCTACAGGCTCTCCTTTTTTGCCTCTTGTACATACTGATTCACACTGGCTTTCCTGTGGACATACTCTTCCACATATTGCAGGTAAATTATTTGTCTCTTTTATCTTTTGATATGCTCCTTCAAAGTCCCTATTTGCTATCAGTTTGATAAACTCAGGTATTTTTACGTGAACAGGGCAACCTTCTACACATGGTTGGTTCTTGCATTGAATACATCTTTCGGCTTCTTCTACAGCCATGTTTTCTTCATACCCTAATGCAACTTCTTTGAAATTTTTGTTTCGTACATTTGGTTCCTGTTCAGGCATTTGTACTTTTTTTAGCGACATATTAGCCATTTAAGATGCCTCCTAACTTGCATTCATGTTCATATTTTTCTAATACTTTTTTCTCCATATCTTTATACATATTCTGTCTTCTCATCGCCTCATCGAAGTCTACTTTAAGACCGTCAAATGCCGGACCATCGACACAGGCAAATTTTGTCTCTCCTCCAACTGTAACTCTACAACCACCACACATTCCAGTTCCGTCTACCATTATTGGGTTCATGCTGACCATAGTAGGTATGTTGTATTCTTTAGTTATATTGCATACCATCTTCATCATTATCAGTGGTCCTATCGCAATTACTTCGTCGTATTTGTTGCCTTTCTCTATTAATTCTTTTAATACATCTGTCACAAAGCCTTTGCGGCCTTTCGTACCGTCGTCTGTCGTTATATAAAGGTTTTCACTGACTTTTTTCATTTCGTCTTCTAATATCACGTATTCTGCACTTCTACCACCTATTATGCTATCTACTGATACTTTCATCTCATTTAGCATTTTTACTTTTGGATACAATGGTGCAACTCCAACACCACCGCCGATTGCCAATACTCTTTTAGTATCTTTTGAAAATTCAACCGGTTTTCCCAAAGGTCCTACAAAGTCATGTAATCTATCTCCAACGTTTAACGTACCTAATTTCTTAGTGCTCATTCCGACTTCTTGAAATATTATAGTGATAGTTCCTTTCTCGCCATCGTAATCTGCTATAGTCAAAGGGATGCGTTCACCCTTTTCATCTACTCTCACTATGACAAACTGTCCAGGTTTTGCCTTTTTCGCCATTAGTGGAGCATTTATGACCATCATTTTGACAGTAGGATTCAATTGCTTCTTCTCCAAAATCTCGTTCATTTTTTTCACACCTCCAAAGTTTAGTAATAAATTATGTCTGGCTTTATACCAGACATAATTTTTCACTTAATGATATATTATATATTTATATAACTAATGTCAAATATTTTTACATTAAAAACAACAAATTGTCTAATCATTTAACAAAATCGTAATAAATTTAACAAAACAAGACAATTTTTTATCAAAGTTAAAGAGATTCTAAATAAATCTTTTCAATGACAGATTCAGTAGCCTCAACAGGTGCAATAGATAACAATCCATCCAGGGAAGGAGTTGTTTTAGCAAGTTTCACAAGATTAGGAATATCATCTTTCGTAAACCCAAAATCAGATAACTTTTGAGTGCACCCTACATTAAAAAGCCATTCCTGAACTTTTTCTGCAACATACTCCGCCTCAGCAGGCAGTCCTTTTAAACCAGGAACTATAGGACTATATACATCAGCCAATACTTCTGCTGTAGCTGGATAAATAGCTTTTATAACTGCTGGCAATATTGCTCCAAGTCCTAACCCGTGAGCTATTTCAGGTTTTACAGCACTTAAAGGATGTTCTAAAGCGTGAGTAAGATGTAAAAGGCCATTGTCAAAAGATATACCAGCTAATGCAGAAGCATACAGAAGATAATATCTTGCTACAAGATTTAATGGATCATTTACAGCAGCAGGAAGGTAACGAACAATCAATCTTACTGTTTCCTTAGCCGTAAGAATGCTATATGGAGATGCAACAAGCGTTGTAGCTGCTTCAGTAATATGATTTAAAGCATCAACGGTAACTGCTATCGTCTGCTTTTTGTCAAGCTTTGTCATAAGCGAAGGATCGTCTATAGCATACATAGGGTATAAGCAATCATAAGCTATAGCTGGCTTATAATTTTTCTCTAGTATAGTAGCTACTGCAAATCTATCTACTTCCGTTCCTGTACCATGTGTAAGATTTATAGCTATTATAGGGACAGCCTTATCAGGTATAAATTTCTGCTCGTAAAGTTCTCTTGCATTTTTATCAGTATACTTTAAAAGTACAGCTACGCTTTTGGCAGTATCTATCGGACTACCACCACCAATTCCAATTACAGCTTTTGCTCCAGATTCACGTCCGATTTTTGCTGCTTCATCAATCATATCAACTGTAGGATTTGGACCAACTTTGTCGTAAAGCGAATATTTTAAATCAAGCTCCTCCAATACAGGTTTTACAACATCCCAAGCACCGCTAGTCTTATACGATCCTTTGCCTGTTATAAAAATAACATTATTAATGCCATTAATTTTTAGATTTTCTAATATATCCTTTATCTTATGTATACTGCCAGCACCAAAATAAATCGTATTTTTGCAGCGAAGTTCAAAAATCTTGTTAGGATTAATCTTTGTTTCCCACATTTTTATAACCTCCTATTAGTTAAATTTATAACAAATTTCATATTATATTATAGTTCCTTTCCATCGAATAGTCAAATTCAGTCCTGCAATAAAATTTTCTCTAACAAAAATTAATATAAAAAGACGCATATTACATTAAAAAGAGAAACCACTACAGATTAACAATTTATCTATGAAATTGTTAATCACATTAACGGTTTCTCTTCATCTCCAACCTAAAAATTTATATTTACTTATCAACATCTATATTACAAGAAAATTGTTATGTCCATATTAAGTACACGTTACGTTTATGTTAATTTCTTAAAATATCTTCTACAAGTTCAACGTCAAAACCTGCGTCTATGTAACCTTGCTTTATGATATTATAATACCTTTTGCTTGGTTTTCCTATATCATACCCCGAATTCATTATATATGTCATCGCTTTTATTGATTTGCCTTCGCAAATTGCTTCTACAAATTCTTTTCTATAAAGATCCGGATAATCTTCATATTTATCCAAAGCATCTTCATCTTTCTTTCCTATTTCCCACAAAAGAGACGGAACAAAACTGCCATTTGACTGTTCAATTGTGGCATAAGCAAAACCGTCTTTACCTTTGAATACCAGTTTCCAATTTTCGATTATGGCAGGGCCAATTAATTGTGCATTTGGGCATCTTTTCATCATTTCTGTAAAATTCATATTGCTGCCATATGCCAAATAAAGCTTTCCCATAGGTTCATCTCCTAATTAAATTTACCATAAAAATTATATTTAAACAAAAGTAAGAGAACAGAATATCCTCTTACTTTTGTTTAATGCTTTCAATATACTTTATGGCTTTTTCTATCCTTTCAACAGTCTTTTCTTTGCCCAATAGTTCCATTATATCAAATAAACCTGGTCCAAACGTTCTGCCAGATATAGCAAGTCTTGTCGGGTGAAACAAATCACCACTTTTTATGTTCAGCCTTTCTATCAAATCCCGGTAGGCATTTTCAGTTTCAATCAAATTAAAATCATCTACTGCCTTGAGTGCTTTGATGGCTTCTCTAAGTATGTTTTCGACTCCATCTTTTTCAAAATACTTTTTAACGCCTTTTTCATCGTATAAAAAGTCATCTTTGAAGTAGTATGACATGGCATCAGCTATTTCGCTTAAAGTCTTTTCCCTTTCTCTTACAGCACTTACAATCTTTCTTATATAATCATAATCGTATTCATCACCTATTAATCCCTTGCTAATCAAAAACGGTATGACTTCTTTTGTCAACCTATCTATATCACAATCTCTTATGTAAATGCCATTTAGCCAAGTAAGCTTTTTTGTATCATATATAGCTGGATTTTTAGATACCCTATCTAAAGTAAATTCTCTTACACTTTTTTCTGTTGTAAACACTTCTTCACCATCTGACGGAACCCATCCTAAAAGTGTGATATAGTTTATGATTGCCTCAGGCAAGTATCCTAAATCTCTAAACTCCTGCACAGACGTAGCCCCATGCCTTTTGCTGAGTTTACTTCTGTCAGGCGCCAATATCATCGAAACGTGTGCAAATTCTGGTTTTTCAAATCCTAATGCTTCGTATATAAGAATTTGCTTAGGAGTATTTGATAAGTGCTCCTCTCCTCTTATTATATGGCTTATCTCCATATCATAATCATCTATTACCGTTGCAAAATTGTATGTAGGCATATTATCCGACTTCATTATGATAAAATCATCAAACGTTGAATTGTCAAACTCAACATCTCCTCTGATTATATCGTGCACTACCGTTTTTCCTTCCTTTGGCACTTTCAGACGTACGACGTATTTTTTGCCTTCATCCATGTACTTTTTTACTTCGTCAGGCGATAAATTCCTACATTTGCCTGTATACATAGATGGTTTTCCAGCCTTTTGCGCTTCGCTTCTCATTATATCAAGCTCTTCTTTTGTACAAAAACAATAATAAGCTTTGCCTTGTATTACCAGTTCATCAGCATACTTTTTATACATCTCAAGTCTTTTTGACTGGTATAAAGGCCCTTCATCCCAATCGATGCCAAGCCACTTAAGTCCGTCTAATATGGCCTTCATCGAGTCACCAGTTGAACGCTCTAAATCTGTATCATCAACTCTTAAAATTAACTTTCCATTGTTGTGCCTTGCAAAAAGCCAATTAAATAACGCTGTTCTGGCACCGCCAATATGTAAATTGCCTGTTGGGCTTGGTGCAAACCTAACTCTAACATCTTTCATATAAACATCCCTTTCCAGCTGTCTATTGGATTTAAAACTAATTTAGATTATACTTTAATATATAATATTTTTCAACAATTGCACATAATATATGGTTACACGACATTAATATTTTAAGGAGGCTCAAAATGAAGGATATAATCGTAAATTTGTTAAAAGAACGTGGAGTAGATATTGAAGACATGGCTAAACTTGTATTAGAGCTTCAAAAAAAGTATTACGATCTAACTATGGATGAGGCAATAGAAAGCTTAAATGCAGTTTTAGACAAAAGAGAAGTTCAAAATGCCGTATTGACAGGCATAACCCTTGACAAACTTGCAGAGAAAAACATGTTAGAAGAACCA contains:
- a CDS encoding iron-containing alcohol dehydrogenase, giving the protein MWETKINPNKIFELRCKNTIYFGAGSIHKIKDILENLKINGINNVIFITGKGSYKTSGAWDVVKPVLEELDLKYSLYDKVGPNPTVDMIDEAAKIGRESGAKAVIGIGGGSPIDTAKSVAVLLKYTDKNARELYEQKFIPDKAVPIIAINLTHGTGTEVDRFAVATILEKNYKPAIAYDCLYPMYAIDDPSLMTKLDKKQTIAVTVDALNHITEAATTLVASPYSILTAKETVRLIVRYLPAAVNDPLNLVARYYLLYASALAGISFDNGLLHLTHALEHPLSAVKPEIAHGLGLGAILPAVIKAIYPATAEVLADVYSPIVPGLKGLPAEAEYVAEKVQEWLFNVGCTQKLSDFGFTKDDIPNLVKLAKTTPSLDGLLSIAPVEATESVIEKIYLESL
- the gltX gene encoding glutamate--tRNA ligase is translated as MKDVRVRFAPSPTGNLHIGGARTALFNWLFARHNNGKLILRVDDTDLERSTGDSMKAILDGLKWLGIDWDEGPLYQSKRLEMYKKYADELVIQGKAYYCFCTKEELDIMRSEAQKAGKPSMYTGKCRNLSPDEVKKYMDEGKKYVVRLKVPKEGKTVVHDIIRGDVEFDNSTFDDFIIMKSDNMPTYNFATVIDDYDMEISHIIRGEEHLSNTPKQILIYEALGFEKPEFAHVSMILAPDRSKLSKRHGATSVQEFRDLGYLPEAIINYITLLGWVPSDGEEVFTTEKSVREFTLDRVSKNPAIYDTKKLTWLNGIYIRDCDIDRLTKEVIPFLISKGLIGDEYDYDYIRKIVSAVREREKTLSEIADAMSYYFKDDFLYDEKGVKKYFEKDGVENILREAIKALKAVDDFNLIETENAYRDLIERLNIKSGDLFHPTRLAISGRTFGPGLFDIMELLGKEKTVERIEKAIKYIESIKQK
- the gltA gene encoding NADPH-dependent glutamate synthase, translated to MSLKKVQMPEQEPNVRNKNFKEVALGYEENMAVEEAERCIQCKNQPCVEGCPVHVKIPEFIKLIANRDFEGAYQKIKETNNLPAICGRVCPQESQCESVCTRGKKGEPVAIGRLERFAADWHMKNKEDKIEITATNGKKVAVIGSGPAGLSCAGDLAKMGYDTTIFEAFHTPGGVLMYGIPEFRLPKEIVQKEIDLLKKLGVKIETNMVIGKILTIDDLFDMGYEAVFIGTGAGLPKFMNIPGENLNGVYSANEFLTRINLMKAYDFPNSPTPVKVGKKVAVVGGGNVAMDAARSAKRMGAEEVYIVYRRSEEEMPARLEEIHHAKEEGIIFKLLTNPVRIIGDESGNVKGIECVNMVLGEVDESGRRRPVEEKGSEHIIDVDTVIVAIGQSPNPLITSTTEGLDKQRWGGIIVNEETLETSRKGVFAGGDAVTGAATVILAMGAGKKAAASINKFLSEK
- a CDS encoding gamma-glutamylcyclotransferase family protein, whose product is MGKLYLAYGSNMNFTEMMKRCPNAQLIGPAIIENWKLVFKGKDGFAYATIEQSNGSFVPSLLWEIGKKDEDALDKYEDYPDLYRKEFVEAICEGKSIKAMTYIMNSGYDIGKPSKRYYNIIKQGYIDAGFDVELVEDILRN
- a CDS encoding sulfide/dihydroorotate dehydrogenase-like FAD/NAD-binding protein, producing the protein MNEILEKKQLNPTVKMMVINAPLMAKKAKPGQFVIVRVDEKGERIPLTIADYDGEKGTITIIFQEVGMSTKKLGTLNVGDRLHDFVGPLGKPVEFSKDTKRVLAIGGGVGVAPLYPKVKMLNEMKVSVDSIIGGRSAEYVILEDEMKKVSENLYITTDDGTKGRKGFVTDVLKELIEKGNKYDEVIAIGPLIMMKMVCNITKEYNIPTMVSMNPIMVDGTGMCGGCRVTVGGETKFACVDGPAFDGLKVDFDEAMRRQNMYKDMEKKVLEKYEHECKLGGILNG